From the Hordeum vulgare subsp. vulgare chromosome 1H, MorexV3_pseudomolecules_assembly, whole genome shotgun sequence genome, the window CGGATCCCCTCATTGCCGAAACTCTTGCACTACGGGAAGGAGTCATACTTGCAAGTCTAAGGGGCTTCCCAGATGTGGTGATGGAAACAGACTGCCAGGAGGTGGTTAATCTCTCGCATGATCGCCGTGACGGAAGATTCGTCGTGGCTGCTATTCTATTTGAGATTGAAGAGCTTTCTCttactttttccttttttgtaaTTCAGCATGTATTAAGAGCAGCAAACGGTCCAACGCATTTATGTGTCAAGTATGCTTGCACTAGAAACGCTACCGAAAGCTGGCTTACTGAAACTCCTAGTTTTCTGGTAAGTAGCCTTTTGGCTGACTGCCCAGCGAACacctttcatcaataaagctctgAAATTTCGACGCAAAAAAAAAATCATAGGAAATCATCAACTTATGTTTTTTTTCTTAGGTCACATATAGTTGTATTGTTCGATGAAATTTTACATGTGCACTAAGATACGACAACCGTTGtatatgattttttttaatttatgtttAACTTAGAAATAAAATGTAACAATGAGTGGATGCCCCACTAGCTGTGACAGTCTACATACGTTATTTTACATTTCAAAGAAATGTGTCGAAACTTCACTCTCAGCCCCCCTCCCCATCGCTGGAAGCAAGGTCTCTAGTGTCTATGCGTGAGCTCCTGCCACACTCAAAATAGCATTGCATCCTATGAGTCACAACTATCCAGAACATAAATTAGCGCTCTTGCCTGTTGTGCATAAACCATGTTATAATGCTTTTATTATAGGTAGGAATACTATGGATGGGTTCATGTCACTCGTGAAATTTTGCATGAATCAAAAAGAAACATCAAGGTGTGGTTTTGAAATTGGACTTTGAAAAGACTTGTGATAAAGTTAACTCGGATTTCCTTTCCCATTGGGTGTGTTGGTGTGTGTggctgtgtgtgtgtgcgtgtgtgtgtgtgagagatagAGACAGACAGAGAGAGAGTTGGTTGAATGAAACTGGGATAGACGGTTTGATGTTATGGTGAAAGGAGGGGCCCTCCATTTTAAAGTTAATGATTTTATGTGGAGAAATATGTGAGGTTCAAAGGTGTAAGATAGTATGagcctctctttattttttcattCAACATTTCATCTAACTGCTTGCAGAGAATAGTGTGGCTTGCTCGGAATAGTGGGTGCATATAGGCTTGGTTCCTCATTTGATTGGTAAAGGGGCAGCCAACCTGCAACGCGACGATGGTATTATATTGTTTatacaagatgatattgatagtgCAAAAAACCTAAGACTATTGTTACACCACATCTTTGAGATCATGTCAGGTTTGGAGATTTACTTCCAAAAAAGTGAGGCTCTCATGGTTTAGTATGAtgatgaggagaaggagcagaTGTGTACTTATCTTTCGAGTTGTCGACCGGGTCATGACTTatcatatactcccttcgttcctaaatataaggtgtattgttTTTTTTAAGTCAAACTTCACTAACTTTGACCGGGTTTATAGACAAAAATATCAAGGTCTAGAATATCAAATCATCATCACTAGATTTatcatgaaatatatttttatattatatatatatatatagtattgtaaatcattatatattttgCTATAAAGTCGGTCAAACATAGACAAggtttaacttttttaaaaactaatacaccttatatttaggaacggtggGAGTACTTAGAAGTGTCCATGTGTGGTACCAAATTACATGAGGCTAACTAGATTCACATCAAAGAAAAATATATCAGAAAACTAGAAGGGTGGGAGGTTGGAACTCTATCCCTTGATGGTTGGGCGATAAGAAGCGAAGCTTGTTTGACCAACGTCCCTATCTACCATTCATTCCATGTATAGATTTCCGAAAAAAATGTTGGGGGGATGAAAAAATCTATTTAAAGTTCCTTATAAGGCATCCTTTGGTTTGGAGGAATTTCATAGGATAGGATTCTTGTGGGGATATTTTCTTTAGAGCCATTTGGTTCATAGGAATGGAGTATTATTCCTACATAGGATTGATTCCTATCCTCCGCATTTCAAAGGAAAATAAACATGAGCCTGGACTCaataaaaaaaatcctatgatGTGAACCAAATGACATCTCTTTTCCTATTCATACTCCTAGGATTTGAGATACATGTCATCTCATTTCCTACAAGTTTCCTATTCCTATGATAATCCTATCCCATGAACCAAAGAAGGCCTAAAGTGGAACCAAGAAGAAGTATCACATGGTTAGATGACCTGTTATATGTGGGTCAAAGAAAAATATGGGCTAGGTATTCATAATCTAGAGAGATTTAATGTCACCTTACTTTGCAAGTGGTAGAAATTGAGAAAATATAGAGGGGATGTGGCAATATATAGGTGGACTAGTTATGCAGAATATGGAAAGGTTTTAGCTAAAAATTTACAGACATAAGTAGAATATGGTGAACCTTTCACAGATGGATGATTCTCCTATGTGGAATTGGACTAATGGTGGAAAGTTTACTCTAAAATTTCCATATGCTCACTTGTTTGATGTGGGTCCTCATAGATCCTTAAAGCATCTATGAAAAGCcaaaactccttcaaaaattAAGATTTGACTATAGTTCATTTGGCATAATGCTATTACATATAAAAAATACGACAAGCGGAATTAGGCTAGTGACTCTACATGTCTCCTCCGTCCCAAACCCGAAAACAATAACCAACTCTTTTTTGGTTGTTTGCCACAAAATTCATAAGCTCACGAAGGTCTCGAAGTGACCGGGTAAGCCTGCCCCACGACAATTCCAATATAGAAGGCTCATTGCTCGTAGTGGCGCACCTCGAGGGAGCCCTCCTTACACGAGTCGTGTTATTGTATTTGTGCCTGTATTTGACCTCTTTGGAGGTTGttttggaggggggggggggctcaatGGTATGGTTAGAGCACCTGCCTATGCAAGGTATAGTATTGCACCCTTCTCAATGGACATACCTAGATCAGCTTAACCTCGGCTCCCGTCACCAGTTACCATCACCATCAACCATATCAACATcaacttcttcctcttcctctccatAAACTTAATTATCATGGTAAAAAACCAACATCATTATCTAAGCGGCCTTGACGACCATCCTGGCAACCACATCGGAAAAACCACCTCCATCGGAACGTCTTCCTTAAGGCCCGAAGATCCAATCAACCTGCATATTCTTGCATATGAGCTCCGAAGTAGGATGACATCCATTGCCATGTTCCTTATAAATGTGTCCAAACATCCCACATATAGCACACCAATCGGACAACCCAACCTCTTCATCACGCCCCCACCTCGTTCGCTTCCAAGCTCGAAGCCTTTTCATACACCGCCTTCCCTAATCCAATTCAACCTACGAGGCTCCTAcagaaagccccccccccccaggttcaAAAAAACACACCAACCAAGCATGGGAACAATCCAATATAGTCCCTTGTTCAATATGAATTAGTTCGATTGTAGGAATCAGATGGGAGGGGAAGAATTCTCTAATGCGGCAAGGATCGCTGCTCAGAGGAAAAGAGCCCCAACGAGAGGGGAAGATAGCGTTGTTTAACTTCAAACGAACTAAATAGATGTGTCGATTATCTTGGGATCTCCGGTCTCTTCTTGAAGGCATCATCGTGGTGCTGCTCTTCGTGTATGGGATTCGGGTGAAAATCTTTGTCCTTTGGAATCGACAATGGCGACACTTCGCGATGTTCTCCCTTATGGGGGCGTTGTCATGGATCTTTGGTGTTATAGGGCGTAGCGTAATCCTTCTTGTGCTCTTTTTCGGTAGCGTAGTTGTGTGCGTCCTACGTGATTCGATTATCTTGGGATCACTGTTGTATGAAGACTACTTCACCATCTTATATCGTTCGACCGTGTACTTTTTGTTTGAGATAAACAACCCTCTTTTCTCAAATACTAATGTTCAGAGGAATACACAAATAAGTAGGATCAGACAGCCAAACATGTCGTCCTGGATCAAAAGAGGTAGCTAGACGAGCTAATCTATGAGCCTTCTTGTTATATGAGCCTTGTTCATGGTCTATTTCACATACCTGAAATTTCTCCTTTTGacttgatgatcatgcaattatccCGAAGCTGATTTGACATGCGAAGATCTCGGATGACTCTCAGACAGTCAGAGGTGACTTGTAACTTTGATTGAAGATCCTCTCCTAGCATGAGGGCTTCTTGACATGCCAAAACCTTGAGAATGCCGGGGTCAGTCATGCCATCCAAAACCACACAGAAGCACCAAGAAAGACACCACGATCATTGCGGCATATCACACCGATACCCCCCGGATGATTTTGCCGCAACTCCATTGACATTAAGTTTTGCCCTATCTGGCTCTCGAGGAACCCACCAATTTGGTGCAGTCTCTGGTCTGGTGACAAAATTTCGTATTTTGACCCTTTTAGCGAAGTAAATCGAGATCTGATCCTCATTTGCAAAAAAATCATGATCGGACCTTTCCTACCGCCATGCTCCGTGGTGGTAGGGTATAACACTCTACCGCCAAGGTCCGTGGCGATAGGAAAAAGGACCACGTCAGTGCGGTGCACCCCAACCGCGAGAGGTGCTGACGGTAACATATGCAACCCTATCGCCAAGGTGCGTGTAGAATTAGATTTTTTTTAGATAGACGTGCAACCCTACCGTAAGGACCTTGATGCTGATTGTATACCCTATCGTCATGAAGTCTGACGATAGAAAAAAAGTTGTCTCGATTTACTTCAACAAAAAGGTTAAAACACCGGTCGGCCGGAATGAATAAGGCAGATCGGGCTGGCAGCCTCTCAAAATGGGCCGTCTTGCTGACGCGGGCTTCCCCCGACCCGGATCCTCTTGTTCCTCCGGTCTCCACACGGCGTGAGCACCAGCCAACCATGCAACCGGCGGGCTCGACGGAGTCCTCGCCGGCGGCGCAACAGCGCAGCCCCAGGCAGGCGGCTACAGCCAGAGGGCACGGCACCAGGCACTCGGAGGCGTACGGCTTCGTGGGGTCCATCGCCGCATCCGCCGCCGCGCTCGCGTACATCGCGTGGGCGTACGCGCCGGAGCCGTGGCTCTGCAACATCGGCGCGACCTACTACCCCAACAAGTATCATCCGCCACCGCAGTTGCTTCTTCCTCGCGAGAAACGAGTCGCATCGCTTACTCTCACCCGTGCTGCTGCTGTCCTCTCAGGCGCTGGGCGGTGGCCGTTCCGGCGTTCGTGGCGGTGGCCGTGGCGCAGGGCGTGGTCATGTACGTCGCGTCCAACTTCCTCCTCGCTCCTCCGCCGGCTTCCTTCAGCACCATCTCCGGTGAGAATCGAGATCTTCTTGTCCAAAAAACGGGAACAGAATTCATTCGGCTATGGTCACTTCGCATCTTCAGAAACCTCATCACAGTGAGCCTGTGGCTGACGATCCGTTGATTCTTTCTCAGATGAACACGCCCGGGAGCCGTCTTCTTCTCTGCGGACTGGAGCAGATCAAGCCATCGAGCCCATCACGGACATCGGCATTGACCGGATGAACCATCTCATGTTTGGCGCGCAAGGGTTTCATTCACTTCCAAGACGACGGACCCAGCTGAAACCATCGTCATTTCTTGATGATTGATGCGCAATggttttgtttttttgctttccAAGATTCATTACTGAAGTGGCATTTGCATGCTCTACAAATTACAGTCTCCCTAC encodes:
- the LOC123438799 gene encoding phosphatidylinositol N-acetylglucosaminyltransferase subunit P-like, with the protein product MNKADRAGSLSKWAVLLTRASPDPDPLVPPVSTRREHQPTMQPAGSTESSPAAQQRSPRQAATARGHGTRHSEAYGFVGSIAASAAALAYIAWAYAPEPWLCNIGATYYPNKRWAVAVPAFVAVAVAQGVVMYVASNFLLAPPPASFSTISDEHAREPSSSLRTGADQAIEPITDIGIDRMNHLMFGAQGFHSLPRRRTQLKPSSFLDD